The proteins below are encoded in one region of Paralysiella testudinis:
- a CDS encoding IS110 family transposase has translation MMNFQVLGIDISKNKLDCALIRDIGSSKIKTKALPNHLQGFNQLTEWLYKNIGEDLSLLKIFMEATGVYHEALAEYLHNKGIAVYLLNPADSAHYAKYDSLHKTDKADSQSLARAGIDRLMHHKVRQWQPAAPTSSGSTHY, from the coding sequence ATGATGAACTTCCAAGTATTGGGCATCGACATCAGCAAAAACAAATTAGATTGTGCTCTTATCCGCGACATTGGCAGCAGTAAAATCAAAACCAAAGCATTGCCAAACCACCTCCAAGGCTTTAACCAACTGACAGAATGGCTGTATAAAAACATCGGTGAAGACTTAAGCCTACTCAAAATTTTCATGGAAGCCACCGGCGTTTACCACGAAGCATTGGCAGAGTACCTGCATAACAAAGGCATCGCCGTTTATCTGCTTAATCCTGCCGACAGTGCCCATTATGCCAAATACGACAGCTTGCACAAAACCGATAAGGCTGATAGCCAGTCACTGGCCAGAGCCGGTATTGACCGCCTCATGCACCACAAAGTACGCCAATGGCAGCCTGCTGCACCCACATCAAGCGGCTCAACGCACTACTAG
- the hisB gene encoding imidazoleglycerol-phosphate dehydratase HisB, with product MRTATVTRNTSETQITVSLNLDGKGIGRFDTGVPFLDHMLDQISRHGLIDLDIVARGDTHIDDHHTVEDIGITLGQALKQALGDKVGITRYGMSYVPLDEALSRVVLDLSGRPGLTYNIDFTRAAIGRFDVDLFSEFFHGLVNHSMMTLHIDNLRGINAHHQAETVFKAFGRALRMAVAFDERMAGVMPSTKGTLTA from the coding sequence ATGCGAACTGCTACCGTAACCCGCAACACCAGCGAAACCCAAATCACCGTATCCCTCAACCTCGACGGCAAAGGTATTGGCCGCTTCGACACCGGCGTGCCGTTTCTGGATCATATGCTCGACCAAATCAGCCGCCACGGCCTGATTGATTTGGACATTGTCGCCCGTGGTGACACCCATATCGACGACCACCATACCGTGGAAGACATCGGCATCACCTTAGGGCAGGCGCTTAAGCAAGCCTTGGGCGACAAAGTGGGCATTACCCGCTACGGCATGAGCTATGTGCCGCTAGACGAAGCCCTAAGTCGCGTGGTGCTCGATTTGTCCGGCCGCCCCGGGCTCACCTACAATATCGACTTCACCCGCGCCGCCATCGGCCGGTTTGATGTTGACTTGTTTAGCGAGTTTTTCCACGGCTTGGTCAACCACAGCATGATGACGCTGCACATCGACAATCTGCGCGGCATCAACGCCCACCACCAAGCCGAAACCGTCTTCAAAGCCTTTGGCCGCGCCTTGCGCATGGCGGTGGCGTTTGATGAGCGCATGGCGGGCGTGATGCCGTCTACCAAAGGCACGCTCACCGCTTAA
- a CDS encoding DUF4126 domain-containing protein: MDLSIETLISIALGVGLAASSGFRVFLPLFALSLSAYFGWWPLNDNWQWLASPAALTILGVATVAEVGAYLIPWLDNVLDSIAIPLAGVAGTVVMASTVADLNPAITWTLAIIAGGGAAAAIKTGMGGTRLASTATTGGLANPVVAVAETGAGLVLTLLSLLLPVLALVLVAGLGFWLLRLYRRRQQQPI; encoded by the coding sequence ATGGACCTGAGCATCGAAACCTTAATCAGCATCGCCCTGGGCGTGGGGCTGGCCGCCAGCAGCGGCTTTCGCGTGTTTTTGCCCTTGTTTGCGCTCAGCTTATCGGCCTATTTCGGCTGGTGGCCGCTCAACGACAACTGGCAGTGGCTGGCCTCGCCCGCCGCCCTCACCATCTTGGGCGTGGCCACCGTGGCCGAAGTGGGCGCTTATTTGATTCCGTGGCTGGACAATGTGCTCGATTCCATTGCCATTCCGCTGGCCGGCGTGGCTGGCACCGTGGTGATGGCGTCCACCGTGGCCGACCTAAACCCAGCCATCACTTGGACGCTGGCGATTATTGCCGGCGGCGGCGCGGCCGCCGCCATCAAAACCGGCATGGGCGGCACGCGCTTGGCTTCCACGGCCACCACCGGCGGCCTGGCCAATCCGGTGGTGGCGGTGGCCGAAACCGGTGCCGGGCTGGTGTTAACACTGCTGTCTTTGCTGCTGCCGGTGTTGGCATTGGTATTGGTGGCGGGGCTCGGCTTCTGGCTGCTGCGCTTATATCGCCGCCGCCAACAACAACCCATCTAA
- a CDS encoding glutamate/aspartate ABC transporter substrate-binding protein, with translation MQTMKRNTLAVAAVAALMGLSACGGGEKAAAPAAGSDASAPAASAGMSTLDKIKQSGTIVLGYRDSSIPFSYIADQPGQPVGYAHDLQLRVVEAVKKELNMPDLKVRYNLVTSQNRIPLVSNGTVDLECGSTTNNPERQKQVDFSNAFFEIGTRLLTAKDSGIKDFPDLKGKTVVTTAGTTSERLLREYNEKDKLGMNIISAKDHGEGALMLINGRAQAFMMDDILLAGERAKSADPEKWEIVGKPMSFERYGCMVRKGDAGFKKLVDDTLAATYKSGDVNGMYKTWFESPIPPKNMNLNFPMSEQVKAIITNPTDQAAP, from the coding sequence ATGCAAACCATGAAACGCAACACCTTGGCCGTGGCCGCTGTGGCCGCACTGATGGGCTTATCTGCTTGTGGCGGTGGCGAAAAAGCCGCTGCACCGGCTGCCGGCAGCGATGCTTCCGCGCCGGCCGCTTCCGCCGGGATGAGTACGCTGGACAAAATCAAGCAATCCGGCACCATCGTATTGGGCTACCGCGATTCTTCCATTCCTTTCTCCTACATTGCCGACCAGCCCGGCCAGCCGGTGGGCTATGCGCACGATTTGCAGCTGCGCGTGGTGGAAGCGGTAAAAAAAGAGCTGAATATGCCGGATTTGAAAGTGCGCTATAACTTGGTTACTTCGCAAAACCGCATTCCTTTGGTGAGCAACGGCACTGTGGATTTGGAGTGCGGCTCCACCACCAACAACCCCGAACGCCAAAAGCAGGTGGATTTCTCCAACGCCTTCTTTGAAATCGGCACCCGCCTGCTCACCGCCAAAGATTCCGGCATCAAAGACTTCCCCGATTTGAAAGGCAAAACCGTGGTCACCACCGCCGGCACCACATCTGAGCGCCTGCTGCGCGAATACAATGAAAAAGACAAATTGGGCATGAACATCATCTCCGCCAAAGACCACGGCGAAGGTGCTTTGATGTTGATAAATGGCCGCGCACAGGCGTTTATGATGGACGATATCCTGCTGGCTGGTGAGCGCGCCAAGTCGGCCGATCCGGAAAAATGGGAAATCGTGGGCAAGCCGATGTCGTTTGAGCGCTACGGCTGTATGGTGCGCAAAGGTGATGCCGGCTTTAAAAAGCTGGTCGACGACACCTTGGCCGCCACTTACAAATCAGGCGATGTGAACGGCATGTATAAAACCTGGTTTGAAAGCCCGATTCCGCCGAAAAACATGAACCTGAACTTCCCGATGTCTGAGCAGGTAAAAGCAATTATTACCAACCCCACAGACCAAGCCGCGCCATAA
- a CDS encoding amino acid ABC transporter permease produces the protein MGYSWNWGVLFDPTGLGDQLYLHWVLSGLGWLFVIGTVAWVIALALGTVLGIMRTLPSKNAQRVATAYVTLFRNVPLLIQLFIWYYVVPGFLPESVRQWWFFGLAPNTSAMISASIGLGLFTAARICEQVRTGIQSLPRGQGNAAYALGFSTAQVYRQVLLPQAFRVILPPLSSELTNCFKNASVASLVGVAELISQTKTIAEYTQNNFEIYTYATLIYLVINMGLIVFMNFLERRFRVPGLMAEGK, from the coding sequence ATGGGCTACTCTTGGAATTGGGGCGTGTTATTCGACCCCACCGGCTTGGGCGACCAGCTCTACCTGCATTGGGTATTGTCTGGTCTGGGCTGGTTGTTTGTGATTGGCACGGTGGCGTGGGTGATTGCGCTGGCCTTGGGCACGGTGTTGGGCATTATGCGCACTTTGCCGTCCAAAAACGCGCAGCGTGTGGCCACCGCTTATGTCACCTTGTTTCGCAATGTGCCGCTGCTGATTCAGCTGTTTATTTGGTATTACGTGGTGCCGGGCTTTTTGCCCGAATCGGTGCGCCAGTGGTGGTTTTTCGGCTTGGCACCGAATACCTCGGCCATGATTTCGGCCAGCATCGGCTTGGGGCTATTTACCGCCGCACGCATTTGCGAGCAGGTGCGCACGGGCATCCAATCGCTGCCGCGCGGGCAGGGCAATGCCGCTTATGCTTTGGGCTTCAGCACTGCGCAAGTGTATCGCCAGGTATTGCTGCCGCAGGCTTTCCGGGTGATTTTGCCGCCGCTAAGCTCAGAGCTCACCAACTGCTTTAAAAATGCGTCTGTGGCTTCGTTGGTGGGCGTGGCCGAATTAATCAGCCAAACCAAAACCATTGCCGAATACACGCAAAACAATTTTGAAATCTACACCTACGCCACCTTGATTTATTTGGTGATCAATATGGGGCTGATTGTGTTTATGAACTTTCTGGAGCGCCGTTTCCGTGTGCCCGGCCTGATGGCGGAGGGTAAATAA
- a CDS encoding PhoH family protein, producing MTHTVHFRLEQLDNPAMQRLCGALDANLHTLARALEVEISRRFDQFTFLGEQAHAARRALEALALLAQSRDISDNDIQLAAVEAKTADAHYEAQTHEHAYHFRTRRGNIGGRTPRQNGYIRALLNHDVVFGLGPAGTGKTYLAVAAAVDAMEKHQVERIVLVRPAVEAGEKLGFLPGDLAQKVDPYLRPLYDALYDLMGFDRVTKLLEKGLIEIAPLAYMRGRTLNGAYVILDEAQNTTPEQMKMFLTRIGFGAKAVITGDVTQIDLPRHIKSGLKDAREKLANIEGIYFHVFTSEDVVRHPLVQKIVDAYDAADANTSA from the coding sequence ATGACCCACACCGTCCACTTTCGGCTGGAACAGCTTGACAACCCCGCCATGCAGCGCTTGTGCGGCGCACTCGATGCCAATTTGCACACCTTAGCGCGCGCACTTGAGGTTGAAATCAGCCGCCGTTTCGACCAATTCACCTTCTTGGGCGAGCAAGCACACGCCGCTCGCCGCGCACTGGAAGCCTTGGCGCTGTTGGCGCAAAGCCGCGACATCAGCGACAACGACATCCAACTGGCCGCCGTGGAAGCCAAAACCGCCGATGCCCACTACGAAGCACAAACCCACGAACACGCCTACCATTTCCGCACTCGCCGCGGCAATATCGGCGGACGCACGCCACGCCAAAACGGCTATATCCGCGCCCTGCTCAACCACGATGTGGTGTTTGGCTTGGGGCCGGCGGGCACCGGCAAAACCTATCTGGCCGTGGCCGCCGCCGTGGATGCGATGGAAAAACACCAAGTTGAGCGCATTGTGTTGGTGCGCCCGGCGGTGGAAGCGGGCGAAAAACTGGGCTTTTTGCCCGGCGATTTGGCGCAAAAAGTCGACCCCTATCTGCGCCCGCTCTACGATGCCCTCTACGATTTAATGGGCTTTGACCGCGTAACCAAATTGCTGGAAAAAGGGCTGATTGAAATCGCTCCCTTGGCCTATATGCGCGGGCGCACCCTCAACGGCGCTTATGTGATTTTAGATGAAGCGCAAAACACCACCCCCGAACAAATGAAAATGTTCCTCACCCGCATCGGTTTTGGTGCCAAAGCCGTGATTACGGGCGACGTCACCCAAATCGATCTGCCGCGGCATATTAAAAGCGGCTTGAAAGACGCACGCGAGAAACTGGCCAATATCGAAGGTATCTACTTCCACGTATTCACCAGCGAAGACGTGGTGCGCCACCCGCTGGTGCAGAAAATCGTGGATGCCTACGATGCCGCCGATGCCAATACCTCTGCCTAA
- a CDS encoding Maf family protein, translating to MNNKPSLYLASGSPRRRELLHGLGFELIRLSADIDETPNLNEAADAYVLRMARQKNAAALAQWQAQHAGAPAYPVLSADTTVALGNHILGKPENAAEARAMLQQLSGNTHQVLTAVCVSIAGQCFDVLQSSDVRFKTLSAAEIEAYIASGEPMDKAGAYGIQGLGGVFVAHLSGSFTGVMGLPVYETMQLLQQCGVAVPPFQAA from the coding sequence ATGAACAACAAACCTAGTTTATACCTGGCTTCAGGCAGCCCGCGCCGGCGCGAATTATTGCACGGCTTGGGCTTTGAGCTTATCCGCTTAAGCGCCGATATCGACGAAACCCCAAATCTTAACGAAGCCGCCGACGCCTATGTGTTGCGCATGGCGCGGCAGAAAAACGCGGCGGCGCTGGCGCAGTGGCAGGCGCAACACGCGGGCGCGCCCGCTTATCCGGTGCTCAGTGCCGACACCACCGTGGCGCTGGGCAATCATATTTTGGGCAAGCCGGAAAACGCCGCCGAGGCCCGTGCCATGTTGCAGCAGCTATCCGGCAACACCCATCAAGTGCTTACTGCCGTGTGCGTGTCGATAGCGGGGCAATGTTTTGATGTGCTGCAAAGCAGCGATGTGCGCTTTAAAACCTTAAGTGCCGCCGAAATCGAAGCCTATATCGCCAGCGGCGAGCCGATGGACAAAGCCGGTGCCTACGGCATCCAAGGCTTGGGCGGCGTGTTTGTGGCGCATTTGAGCGGCAGCTTCACCGGCGTGATGGGTTTGCCGGTATACGAAACCATGCAGCTGCTGCAACAGTGTGGCGTGGCGGTGCCGCCGTTTCAGGCAGCCTAG
- a CDS encoding LysR family transcriptional regulator encodes MLDKIEALKVFCTAAETLQFKETAIRLAVSPPVITRMMAALEDELGEPLFQRNTRQIVLTDFGAQFLPQAQQLLEESERLFAAGRHRHADEMAGLVRITVPDLPDEHAVLRELLTALQAYPKLVLDWRRDTVRLNVVQEQIDIGVRIGMLADSRLIARKIGETSEQIVISPNLLHRLGKPKDFADLQKNYPLAAVLNHNNGRADTWYINENLQFTPSKPHFVGSHIHNALQAALAGNAVSQQLDWMAAPHLLSGELVELFAEVPKIRWPVSIYRPQRVVTPGRVKVVFDLLAEILGKRFGQK; translated from the coding sequence GTGTTTTGCACCGCCGCCGAAACCTTGCAATTTAAGGAAACCGCCATTCGTTTGGCAGTGTCGCCGCCGGTGATTACGCGCATGATGGCGGCGCTGGAAGACGAATTGGGCGAGCCGCTGTTTCAACGCAACACACGCCAAATCGTGCTCACCGATTTCGGCGCGCAATTTTTGCCGCAAGCACAGCAATTATTGGAAGAAAGCGAGCGCCTGTTTGCCGCCGGCCGTCACCGCCATGCCGATGAAATGGCCGGGCTGGTGCGCATTACCGTGCCCGATTTGCCCGACGAACACGCCGTGTTGCGCGAATTGCTCACCGCACTTCAGGCATATCCGAAGCTGGTGCTAGATTGGCGCCGCGATACCGTGCGGCTGAACGTGGTGCAGGAGCAAATCGACATCGGCGTGCGCATCGGCATGCTCGCCGACAGCCGCCTGATTGCCCGCAAAATCGGCGAAACCAGCGAACAAATCGTGATTTCGCCAAATTTATTGCACCGCTTGGGCAAGCCGAAAGACTTCGCCGATTTGCAGAAAAACTACCCGCTCGCTGCCGTGCTCAACCACAACAACGGCCGCGCCGATACGTGGTATATCAACGAAAACCTGCAATTCACCCCAAGCAAACCGCACTTTGTCGGCAGCCATATCCACAACGCCCTACAAGCCGCGCTGGCGGGCAACGCCGTGTCGCAGCAGCTCGATTGGATGGCGGCGCCGCATTTGCTGAGCGGCGAATTGGTGGAGCTGTTTGCCGAAGTGCCGAAAATCCGCTGGCCGGTGTCGATCTACCGCCCGCAGCGGGTGGTCACGCCGGGGCGGGTGAAGGTGGTGTTTGATTTGTTGGCCGAGATTTTGGGCAAACGGTTTGGCCAAAAATAA
- a CDS encoding SDR family NAD(P)-dependent oxidoreductase gives MKSILITGCSSGIGYATAKQLQQLGWRVFASCRQPADVARLQAEGLECLLLDVTDSAHIAAALAHIEAATGGTLDALFCNAGYGQTGAVEDIPRPALREQYETNVFGAWECIVAAMRVFRRQGHGRVLVNSSILGFAAMPWRGAYNSSKFALEGLCDTLRGEIHGSGIFVSLLEPGPIATRFRPNALVKFRQYINIDASVHRADYQAQLQRLQKEGDAAPFTLSADACAAVCVKALQAPRPKARYAVTVPTHVFWYLKRLLPTTAFDWALRRAVSGQGKNGT, from the coding sequence ATGAAATCGATTTTGATTACCGGATGCTCCAGCGGCATCGGCTATGCCACGGCCAAACAATTGCAGCAACTGGGCTGGCGGGTGTTTGCCTCGTGTCGCCAGCCCGCCGATGTGGCGCGTTTGCAGGCCGAAGGTTTGGAATGCCTGCTGTTGGATGTGACCGACAGCGCCCACATCGCCGCGGCGTTGGCCCATATCGAAGCGGCCACCGGCGGCACGCTGGATGCGCTGTTTTGCAATGCCGGCTACGGCCAAACCGGCGCGGTGGAGGATATTCCGCGCCCGGCGCTACGCGAGCAATACGAAACCAATGTATTCGGCGCGTGGGAATGTATTGTGGCGGCCATGCGCGTATTCCGCCGCCAAGGGCACGGGCGCGTGTTGGTGAACAGCAGCATTCTGGGCTTTGCTGCCATGCCTTGGCGCGGCGCCTACAACAGCAGCAAATTTGCCCTCGAAGGCCTGTGCGACACCTTGCGCGGTGAAATCCACGGTAGCGGCATTTTTGTGAGCTTGCTTGAGCCCGGGCCGATTGCCACCCGTTTCCGCCCCAATGCCTTGGTGAAATTCCGCCAATACATCAATATAGACGCCAGCGTGCACCGCGCCGACTACCAAGCACAATTGCAGCGCCTGCAAAAAGAGGGCGACGCTGCGCCGTTTACCCTCAGCGCCGATGCCTGCGCCGCCGTGTGCGTTAAAGCGCTGCAAGCGCCGCGCCCCAAGGCACGCTATGCTGTCACTGTGCCCACCCATGTATTCTGGTATTTAAAACGCCTGCTGCCCACCACCGCGTTTGACTGGGCGCTGCGCCGTGCGGTATCCGGGCAAGGCAAAAACGGGACATGA
- the hisC gene encoding histidinol-phosphate transaminase, whose translation MMSTANYIRSDIQQMKAYAVADVPAGFIKLDAMESPYDYPEDMKKELGRALAAAPIRLYPNPGSCGLLQVLRDTYAIPADASLVLGNGSDELIERLTMLVSKPGAKVLAPAPSFVMYRVNAEFFGLEFIGVPLRPDFTMDLDAMLAAIKEHQPALVFVAYPNNPTGGRFAREKVEAIIAATPGIVVVDEAYGAFSSDSFLSQAGQIPNLVVLRTLSKIGFAGLRIGYACGPAAILDELKKIIPPYNMNQLSLCAAEFALQYQPFINENISRLKGERERMRTALHAHPCIQDFPSEANFLTLRVPDAQALFDKLYAQNILIKKLHGMHPLLDQCVRITIGLPEQNQKVLNIIDELYGNP comes from the coding sequence ATCATGAGTACCGCCAATTATATCCGTTCTGATATTCAGCAAATGAAAGCCTATGCCGTGGCCGATGTGCCCGCCGGCTTTATCAAACTCGACGCCATGGAAAGCCCTTACGACTACCCTGAAGACATGAAAAAAGAGCTGGGGCGGGCGCTGGCTGCGGCACCCATTCGCCTTTACCCCAACCCCGGCAGTTGCGGCTTGCTGCAAGTGCTGCGCGACACCTATGCCATTCCCGCCGATGCGTCATTGGTGCTGGGCAATGGTTCGGACGAATTGATTGAGCGGCTCACCATGTTGGTATCCAAACCCGGTGCCAAAGTGCTGGCACCGGCGCCTTCGTTTGTGATGTACCGCGTAAACGCCGAATTTTTCGGGCTAGAATTTATCGGCGTGCCACTGCGACCGGATTTCACCATGGATTTGGACGCCATGCTGGCGGCCATCAAAGAGCATCAGCCTGCGCTGGTGTTTGTGGCCTATCCCAACAACCCCACCGGCGGGCGCTTTGCGCGTGAAAAAGTAGAAGCCATTATCGCCGCCACGCCGGGCATTGTGGTGGTAGACGAAGCCTATGGCGCTTTTTCGTCCGACAGCTTTTTAAGCCAAGCCGGGCAAATCCCCAATTTGGTGGTGCTGCGCACCCTGAGCAAAATCGGCTTTGCCGGGCTGCGCATCGGCTATGCCTGCGGCCCGGCGGCCATTTTAGATGAGCTTAAAAAAATCATCCCGCCGTATAATATGAACCAGCTCAGCCTGTGCGCAGCGGAATTTGCCTTGCAATACCAGCCTTTTATCAACGAAAACATCAGCCGCCTCAAAGGCGAGCGCGAGCGTATGCGCACGGCCTTGCACGCGCATCCGTGCATTCAGGATTTCCCGTCTGAAGCCAATTTTCTCACCCTGCGCGTGCCCGATGCCCAAGCCTTGTTTGATAAACTGTATGCGCAAAACATCCTGATTAAAAAGCTGCACGGTATGCACCCATTGCTGGATCAATGCGTGCGCATCACCATCGGGCTGCCTGAGCAAAACCAAAAAGTATTGAATATAATCGACGAACTGTACGGAAACCCCTAA
- a CDS encoding transposase translates to MVALYHSKHFTSASQMAAYLGLVPKKRESGKHKGKAMLSKRGSSVIRAKLYMAAVVAKTWNPDINAHYRRLKARNKTEMQTIGAAMRRLVQICFGVLKHQCEYQAKITIAA, encoded by the coding sequence ATGGTTGCGCTCTATCATAGCAAACATTTTACCTCCGCCTCGCAAATGGCTGCCTATTTGGGATTGGTGCCGAAAAAACGGGAATCAGGCAAACACAAAGGCAAAGCCATGCTTTCCAAGCGGGGCAGTTCGGTCATACGAGCTAAGTTGTATATGGCTGCGGTGGTTGCAAAAACGTGGAATCCGGATATTAACGCGCATTACCGCAGACTGAAAGCCAGAAACAAAACGGAAATGCAGACCATCGGCGCAGCGATGCGCCGCTTGGTACAGATTTGCTTTGGTGTGTTGAAGCACCAATGCGAATATCAGGCCAAAATAACCATTGCGGCTTGA
- a CDS encoding amino acid ABC transporter permease, producing MAFGFAELQAAAPGLIAGITTTLEVVAFAVVGGLLIGTFLALARLSPYKWLSVPAKLYVNYFRSVPLLLVLIWFYFAVPMMYNWATGRYLTIDVAFASCVVAFMVFEAAYFAEVVRAGIQSISKGQVNAAKALGMTYSQTMRLVILPQAFRKMLPLILQQSIILFQDTTLVFAIGLVDFFRASYVRGDLMGMLTPYILFAGVVYFLVSATATYGVKQLQKRLRT from the coding sequence ATGGCTTTCGGATTTGCAGAACTACAGGCAGCCGCCCCCGGCTTGATTGCGGGCATCACCACCACGCTGGAAGTGGTGGCGTTTGCGGTGGTGGGCGGCCTTTTAATCGGCACTTTTTTGGCCTTGGCGCGGCTGTCGCCTTATAAGTGGCTATCGGTGCCGGCCAAGCTGTATGTGAATTATTTTCGCTCGGTGCCGCTGCTGCTGGTATTGATTTGGTTTTATTTTGCCGTGCCGATGATGTACAACTGGGCCACTGGGCGCTATCTCACCATTGATGTGGCGTTTGCCTCGTGCGTGGTGGCGTTTATGGTGTTTGAAGCCGCTTATTTTGCCGAAGTGGTGCGCGCGGGTATTCAATCGATCAGCAAAGGGCAGGTGAATGCGGCCAAGGCGCTGGGGATGACCTATTCACAAACCATGCGCTTAGTGATTCTGCCGCAGGCGTTTCGCAAAATGCTGCCGCTGATTTTGCAGCAAAGCATTATTTTATTCCAAGACACCACGCTGGTGTTTGCCATCGGCTTGGTTGATTTCTTCCGCGCCTCTTACGTGCGCGGCGATTTAATGGGCATGCTTACCCCGTATATTTTGTTTGCCGGTGTGGTGTATTTCCTGGTGAGCGCCACCGCCACCTACGGGGTGAAACAATTACAGAAAAGGTTGCGCACATGA
- a CDS encoding amino acid ABC transporter ATP-binding protein: MIEINDVNKWYGDFQVLTACNTRISKGDVVVVCGPSGSGKSTLIKCVNGLEPFQKGDIHVDGTSVGHPKTDLPKLRSRVGMVFQHFELFPHLSITDNLTVAQIKVLGRSKEEARKKGLAYLDRVGLSQHAHKYPAELSGGQQQRVAIARALCMDPIAMLFDEPTSALDPEMINEVLDVMVGLAKEGMTMMVVTHEMGFAKQVANRVIFMDAGQIVEDCSKDDFFGSPRSERAQQFLSKILNH, from the coding sequence ATGATTGAAATCAACGATGTCAACAAATGGTATGGCGACTTCCAAGTACTCACCGCCTGCAATACCCGCATCAGCAAAGGCGATGTGGTGGTGGTGTGCGGCCCTTCCGGCAGCGGCAAGTCTACGCTGATTAAATGCGTAAACGGGCTGGAGCCGTTTCAAAAAGGCGATATTCATGTTGACGGCACTTCGGTAGGCCACCCCAAAACCGATTTGCCCAAACTGCGCAGCCGCGTGGGCATGGTGTTCCAGCATTTCGAGCTATTTCCGCACTTAAGCATCACCGACAATCTCACCGTGGCGCAAATCAAGGTGTTGGGGCGCAGCAAAGAAGAAGCGCGCAAAAAAGGGCTGGCTTATTTGGATCGCGTGGGCTTGAGCCAACATGCGCACAAATACCCGGCCGAATTGTCCGGTGGCCAGCAACAGCGCGTGGCCATTGCCCGTGCCTTGTGCATGGACCCGATTGCCATGCTGTTTGACGAGCCCACTTCGGCGCTGGATCCCGAAATGATCAACGAAGTGCTGGATGTGATGGTGGGCTTGGCCAAAGAAGGCATGACCATGATGGTGGTAACCCACGAAATGGGCTTTGCCAAACAAGTGGCCAACCGGGTGATTTTTATGGATGCCGGCCAAATTGTGGAAGACTGCAGCAAAGACGACTTCTTCGGCAGCCCGCGCAGCGAACGCGCACAACAATTCTTGTCTAAAATTCTCAATCATTGA
- the prmC gene encoding peptide chain release factor N(5)-glutamine methyltransferase — MTETLNHWLQHSGLPRSEARMLLHHLCGYSHAQTITRSDEPLPSTFQAALNQAAERRRRGEPMAYIVGVREFYGRPFQVNPAVLIPRPETEHLLEAALAKLPPSGVLWDLGTGSGIIAVSAACERPDAHIWASDISAAALAVAQSNAQNLNATVRFGHGSWFAATPQPPRQSVDVVVSNPPYIDAADAHLQQGDLRFEPQTALTDFSNGLSALRQLAAGAPGYLKPGGWLLLEHGFDQGAAVRNLLAEHSYANIATHTDLAGLDRITLGQYRL; from the coding sequence ATGACCGAAACCCTAAACCACTGGCTGCAACACAGCGGCTTGCCGCGCAGCGAAGCGCGGATGCTGCTGCATCACCTATGCGGCTACAGCCACGCCCAAACCATCACCCGCAGCGATGAGCCGCTGCCCAGCACCTTTCAGGCAGCCTTAAACCAAGCCGCCGAACGCCGCCGCCGCGGCGAGCCAATGGCCTATATTGTGGGCGTGCGCGAATTTTACGGCCGCCCGTTTCAGGTAAACCCGGCGGTGCTGATTCCGCGCCCGGAAACCGAACACCTGCTGGAAGCGGCGCTGGCCAAACTGCCGCCTAGCGGCGTATTGTGGGACTTGGGCACCGGCAGCGGCATTATCGCCGTGAGCGCCGCTTGCGAACGGCCAGACGCCCACATTTGGGCCAGCGACATCAGTGCCGCCGCGCTGGCGGTGGCGCAAAGCAATGCCCAAAACCTCAACGCCACCGTGCGCTTTGGCCACGGCAGCTGGTTTGCCGCCACACCGCAGCCGCCGCGCCAAAGTGTGGATGTGGTGGTATCCAACCCGCCCTATATCGACGCGGCCGATGCACATTTGCAGCAAGGCGACTTGCGCTTTGAGCCGCAAACCGCCCTTACCGATTTTAGCAACGGCCTCTCCGCCCTGCGCCAACTGGCCGCCGGTGCGCCCGGCTACCTGAAACCCGGCGGCTGGCTGCTGCTGGAACACGGCTTTGACCAAGGCGCCGCTGTGCGCAACTTACTGGCCGAACACAGCTATGCCAACATCGCCACCCACACCGACCTGGCCGGGCTGGACAGAATCACCTTGGGGCAATATCGGCTTTAA